The Vibrio tarriae genome includes the window AGCGCCAAACGCACCAGTTTCTTTATCGCCCAAGACAACGAAAGTGGTTACTGGTGGCAAGGTGAAAATGCCCGTCTCGCCTCGCTGGCGAGCATGGCTTATCTTGCTCAGCCTCATTTGAGTACCGCCATCGCTAAGCCACTTGAACAGTGGTCACAAAATGCCCTGAACTGGATTATTGGGCTCAATCCTTACAACATGTGCATGCTCGATGGACATGGGCACAATAATCCCGATTACTTACCTCATTTAGGCTTTTTCAATGCCAAAGGCGGTGTGTGTAACGGCATAACCGCGGGCTTTGATGACCCAAGAGATATCGCGTTTAACCCTGCAGGGCAAAAAGATGACATGCTGCAAAACTGGCGTTGGGGAGAACAATGGATCCCGCATGGCGCTTGGTATCTGCTTGCCATCATCAGCCAATTTGCTCACTTTACCGCTCACGGGGAGGAGAACCAATGAACTACTACGTAGGCATTGATGGCGGCGGTACATCCTGCCGTGCTCGCATTCGTAATCAGCAAGGTGAATGGGTTGGCGAAGCCAAAAGTGGCAGCGCCAACATCATGCTCGGTGTTGAGGTGGCGTTGCGTTCTGTAGTCGATGCAATCACCCAAGCGGCAGAGCAAGGCGGATTATCACCAGACGACTTCCCTCGTATGCATGTAGGTCTTGCTTTGGCTGGTGCGGAGCAAAAAGAGGCGTGGCACGCTTTTATGCAGCAAGCGCACCCTTTCGCTTCCATCACGCTTAACACCGATGCTTATGGCGCTTGTCTTGGCGCGCATCTTGGTGAAGAGGGCGCGATCATGATCGCTGGAACCGGATCGTGCGGCATTTTGCTAAAAGGTGGCAAACAGTACGTGGTTGGCGGTCGTGAGTTCCCAATATCCGATCAAGGCAGCGGCGCCGTCATGGGCTTACGCCTGATTCAACAAGTGCTGCTCGCACAAGATGGCATCCGTCCCCATACCCCGCTGTGTGATGTGGTGATGAACCACTTTAACCATGATATTGATGCCATTGTTGCTTGGTCTAAAACCGCCCTGCCTCGCGATTATGGGCAATTTTCACCTCAGATTTTCAGCCATGCCTATTGCGGCGATCCTCTCGCGATTGAATTACTCAAACAGACCGCCGCAGACATTGAAATGTTCCTGATCGCCTTACACCACAAAGGCGCAGAACGCATCTGTTTAATGGGCAGCATTGCTGAGCGTATCCAAGATTGGCTCTCCCCACCGGTACAGCAGTGGATTGTCAAACCGCAATCGGATGCTATCGAAGGCGCATTAATGTTTGCCGGTAAGCCTGAGCACAACCTGTATAAGGATGGTTTATGAGTTATCGAATTGAATTTGCGGTGCTCTCGGAACAAAAACCGGATTGCCGTTTTGGTTTAACCCTGCACAATTTGAGCGATCAAGATCTGCATGATTGGTCGCTGTATTTTGTGATTGATCGTTACATCCAACCCATGAGTGTGACCAACGGTCAACTGACCCAAGTCGGTAGCTTATGTTCGATTGTTCCAACGGAAAAAGTGTTGCCAGCCAATGGCCACTTTTATTGTGAGTTCATCATCAAAACCGCGCCTTACCATTTCTACACCGATGGGGTAAAACACGCGTTTGTCCAACTCAATGATAAACAGCCTGTCGAACGAATTAACGTTGCGGTTAACCCTATCGTTCTCGCGTCACCATTTCGCGAGCGTAGCCAGATCCCTGAAGTGACCGCGGCTGAGCTCTGCCTCATCCCCAAACCTAACTCACTGCAACGTTTCCAAGGTGAGTTTGTGGTCAACCACTCCAGCCAGATCTCGCTGCAATCGGACTCGGCCGCGCGTGCTGCACGCTGGTTAGAGCAAGAATTACATGCACTGCATGGGTTCAAACTGAATACGGTTGGCCATAGCGATATCGTCTACCGCAGTAATCCCACGCTCGATGAGGGCCATTATCAACTCAATATCGAAGCGCAAGGGATCAAGATTGAAGCAGGCAGCCATAGTGGCTTTATGCATGCCAGCGCGACGTTGCTGCAACTGGCGCAAGCGCATCAAGGCTCATTGCGTTTTCCTCTGATCAAAATTGTCGATGCACCGCGCTTTAAGTATCGCGGCATGATGCTCGATTGCGCCCGCCATTTTCACTCGCTTGAGCAGGTCAAACGAGTGATCAATCAACTGGCACACTACAAATTTAACGTGTTCCACTGGCATCTGACTGATGATGAAGGTTGGCGTATTGAGATTAAACGCCTGCCGCAACTGACAGACATTGGTGCATGGCGTGGCATGGATGAAGTGCTGGAACCTCAGTACAGCTTACTCACCGAGCGTCATGGCGGTTTCTATACCCAAGAGGAGATCCGTGCAGTGATTGAGTACGCCAGCGATCGTGGCATTACTGTCATCCCTGAAATTGACGTACCAGGGCACAGCCGCGCCGCGATTAAAGCGCTGCCGGAATGGCTGGTCGATGAGGAAGATTGCTCGCAATATCGCAGTATTCAGTACTACAACGACAACGTGCTCTCCCCTGCACTGCCGGGCACTTATCAATTCCTCGACATCGTATTGGAAGAAGTGGCTGCGCTGTTTCCAAGCCAATTTATTCATATCGGTGCAGATGAAGTTCCACACGGTGTGTGGGTAGATAGCCCGAAATGCCAAGCCTTAATGCAAGAGCAAGGCTATACCGACCCGAAAGAGCTGCAAGGCCACTTACTGCGTTACGCCGAGAAAAAACTCAAGAGCTTAGGTAAGCGTATGGTCGGCTGGGAAGAAGCTCATCACGGCGACAAAGTGAGTAAAGATACGGTGATTTACTCTTGGCTATCGGAAAAAGCCGCCTTGGATTGCGCCAAACAAGGCTTTGACGTGATTTTGCAGCCGGGACAATTTACCTATCTCGATATCGTTCAAGACTACGCTCCTGAAGAACCGGGCGTGGATTGGGCGGGTGTTACTCCGCTAGAACGCGCTTACGGTTATGAACCGTTAGCCGACGTTCCGGCCAATGACCCACTGCGTAAACGCATTTTAGGTATTCAATGCGCCTTGTGGTGTGAATTGATCAATAACTCAGAACGCATGGAATACATGCTCTATCCACGTCTCACGGCATTAGCAGAAGGCGGTTGGACAGAGAAATCCCAGCGTGACTGGTTGGATTATCTAGCGCGTTTGAAAGGCCATTTACCACTGCTGGATAAGCAGAAAATACCTTATCGCGCGCCTTGGAAGTAATTCTGCCTTGAAAGTAATTCTTCCGGAAATCGTAACGACGGCGTGACGGAACTCACGCTGGTTTTCACTAGCAAAATTTTTAGCTGCCATAGGGCAGCTGGTTTAAAAGGAAAGCACAATGAAATACGGCTATTTCGATAATGATAATCGCGAATACGTCATCACTCGCCCTGACGTACCCGCACCTTGGACTAACTATCTCGGTACTGAAAAATTCTGTACGGTGATTTCACACAACGCAGGGGGTTACTCCTTCTATCACTCACCTGAGTACAACCGCGTGACCAAGTTTCGTCCAAACTTTACCCAAGATCGTCCCGGGCACTATGTTTACCTACGCGATGATGCGACAGGCGATTTCTGGTCAATCTCTTGGCAACCAGTTGCGAAAAGCCTTGAACAAGCGAAATACGAAGTTCGCCACGGCTTGTCCTACTCAAAATTCAAGTGTGAGTACAACGGCATTCACGCCACCAAAACTCTGTTTGTTCCTAAAGGCGAAGATGCCGAAGTTTGGGATGTTGTGATCGAAAATACCTCCAACGAAGTGCGCACCATCAGTGCGTTCAACTATGTTGAGTTCTCTTTCAGCCACATCAAGTCAGACAACCAAAACCATCAGATGTCGCTCTACTCAGCGGGAACAGCGTTCAAAGATGGCGTGATTGAGTATGACCTGTACTACAACACCGATGATTTCCTCGGTTTCTACTACCTGACTGCAACTTTCGATGCCGACAGCTACGATGGCCAACGTGACCAATTCCTTGGCATGTATCGTGATGAAGCCAACCCAATCGCCGTGGCGCAAGGTAAGTGCTCGAACAGTGCGCAAACCTGTTACAACCATTGTGGTGCACTGCATAAGCAATTCGTGCTGCAACCGGGCGAGAAGGTGCGCTTTGCGGTGATCTTAGGTGTAGGCAAAGGCAACGGCGCAAAACTGCGTGAAAAATACCAAGACCTGAGCAAAGTGGATTCGGCCTTTGCAGGTATCAAAGCACACTGGGATGAGCGTTGTGCGAAATTCCAAGTGAAATCACCCAACCAAGGTCTCGATACCATGATCAACGCTTGGACTCTGTACCAAGCGGAAACGTGTGTGGTGTGGTCCCGTTTCGCCTCTTTCATTGAAGTCGGCGGCCGTACAGGTCTTGGCTACCGTGATACTGCGCAAGATGCGATCTCCGTACCGCACACTAACCCAGCGATGACTCGTAAGCGCCTCGTTGACCTACTGCGTGGTCAAGTGAAAGCCGGTTACGGTCTGCACCTGTTTGATCCTGACTGGTTCGATCCAGAAAAAGCGGATGTTAAACCGTCTAAATCACCCACAGTTGTCCCCACACCGTCGGATGAAGACAAGATCCACGGCATTAAAGATACCTGTTCTGACGATCACCTGTGGATTGTGCCAACCATCCTCAACTATGTGAAAGAGACCGGTGACTTCGCCTTTATCGACGAGGTGATCCCTTACGCGGATGGCGGCAACGCAACCGTATATGAGCACATGATGGCAGCGCTAGATTTCTCTGCAGAATATGTGGGTCAAACCGGTATCTGTAAGGGCCTGCGTGCCGACTGGAACGACTGTTTGAACCTCGGTGGTGGTGAGTCCTCTATGGTCTCTTTCCTACACTTCTGGGCGTTGGAATCTTTCCTTGAACTGTCACGCTATCGCAATGATGAAGCGGCAACCGACAAGTACCAAGCGATGGCCGATGGTGTACGCGAAGCGTGTGAAACTCACTTGTGGGATGAACAAGGCGAATGGTACATCCGTGGCCTGACCAAAAATGGCGACAAGATCGGAACCTTCGAACAAGTGGAAGGCAAAGTGCATTTAGAGTCTAACTCGCTTGCAGTGTTGTCTGGCACGGTTAGCCATGAACGCGGTATCAAAGCGATGGATGCGGTCTACAAATACCTGTTCTCCAAATACGGTCTACACCTGAACGCTCCATCATTTGCCACGCCAAATGATGACATCGGTTTCGTGACTCGCGTTTACCAAGGCGTGAAAGAGAACGGCGCGATCTTCTCGCATCCAAACCCATGGGCATGGGTAGCCGAAGCGAAACTGGGCCGTGGTGATCGTGCGATGGAGCTGTATGACGCACTCAACCCATACAACCAAAACGACATCATCGAAACCCGTATTGCTGAACCTTATTCTTACGTACAGTTCATCATGGGGCGTGACCACCAAGATCACGGCCGCGCTAACCACCCATGGTTAACCGGTACTTCTGGCTGGGCATACCATGCGACCACCAACTATATCTTGGGTATCAAAGCGGGCTTCGATGCACTGGAGATCGATCCTTGTATCCCAACGTCATGGCCGGGTTTTGAAGTGACTCGCGAATGGCGTGATGCGACTTATCAGATCAAAGTGGAAAACCCGCAAGGCGTTTCAAAAGGCGTGAAATCCATCACCCTGAATGGTCAAGCGATTGAAGGTGCCGTTCCTGTGCAAGCCGCAGGCAGCGTTAACCAAGTCGTGGTTGTTCTAGGTTAATCCATTTTCGGGCACTCGCTGAGTGCCCGTTTGCTAATACCTAAGCGTTTTATATGCCCAGACCACTTGTCGTTGCAGCCAAGACTCTTGCAGCGTCAGTAGAAAAGGGATAGGGGGAGAAAATGATTAAATTTGGTACTGGCGGCTGGCGTGCGTTTATTGGTGAAGAATTCACTAAAGATAATGTGCGCTTGGTGGCTCAAGCGTTAGCCAACATCATCCATCATGAGCAAGCCGCAAACGAAGGCTTCGTAATTGGTTACGACCGCCGTTTTCTGTCAGACAAAGCGGGACGCTGGTTTGCCGAAGTGTTAGCCGCGAATGGCGTTGTGGTGAGCTTTATCGACAAGTTTGTGCCGACACCTGTGGTGATGTTTAAAGCCAAAGAGATGGATTGTGCTTACTCAGCCTGTATTACCGCATCGCACAACCCAGCCGACTACAACGGCATCAAAGTGTTTATTCGTGGTGGCCGTGACGCAGATGAAGTGATCACTCAAAAGATCGAGCAGCAAATTGCCACACTGACTTTACAAGACGTGAAATCGATCGACTTTGATCAAGCCGTCAACGACAAACTGATCGACATCATCAACCCGATGAACGAGTTCGTCGACAGCATCATCAACTTCATCGATATTGAAGCGATCAAGAAAGCCAATCTGCGAGTGTTGATCGACCCGATGTTCGGGGTGGCGAAAAACGCGCTGCAAACGGTACTGATCAATGGCCGCTGCGACGTGGACGTGATCAACGACGGCAAAAACCCTGATTTCGGTGGCTTGATGCCTTCGCCTAGCGCTGCCACCTTGTATCGCTTGAAGCATCTGGTGAAACACGAAGGTTATGACATCGGTATCGGCACCGATGGCGATGCGGACCGCCTTGGCATCATCGATGAAAA containing:
- a CDS encoding N-acetylglucosamine kinase; this translates as MNYYVGIDGGGTSCRARIRNQQGEWVGEAKSGSANIMLGVEVALRSVVDAITQAAEQGGLSPDDFPRMHVGLALAGAEQKEAWHAFMQQAHPFASITLNTDAYGACLGAHLGEEGAIMIAGTGSCGILLKGGKQYVVGGREFPISDQGSGAVMGLRLIQQVLLAQDGIRPHTPLCDVVMNHFNHDIDAIVAWSKTALPRDYGQFSPQIFSHAYCGDPLAIELLKQTAADIEMFLIALHHKGAERICLMGSIAERIQDWLSPPVQQWIVKPQSDAIEGALMFAGKPEHNLYKDGL
- a CDS encoding beta-N-acetylhexosaminidase, with protein sequence MSYRIEFAVLSEQKPDCRFGLTLHNLSDQDLHDWSLYFVIDRYIQPMSVTNGQLTQVGSLCSIVPTEKVLPANGHFYCEFIIKTAPYHFYTDGVKHAFVQLNDKQPVERINVAVNPIVLASPFRERSQIPEVTAAELCLIPKPNSLQRFQGEFVVNHSSQISLQSDSAARAARWLEQELHALHGFKLNTVGHSDIVYRSNPTLDEGHYQLNIEAQGIKIEAGSHSGFMHASATLLQLAQAHQGSLRFPLIKIVDAPRFKYRGMMLDCARHFHSLEQVKRVINQLAHYKFNVFHWHLTDDEGWRIEIKRLPQLTDIGAWRGMDEVLEPQYSLLTERHGGFYTQEEIRAVIEYASDRGITVIPEIDVPGHSRAAIKALPEWLVDEEDCSQYRSIQYYNDNVLSPALPGTYQFLDIVLEEVAALFPSQFIHIGADEVPHGVWVDSPKCQALMQEQGYTDPKELQGHLLRYAEKKLKSLGKRMVGWEEAHHGDKVSKDTVIYSWLSEKAALDCAKQGFDVILQPGQFTYLDIVQDYAPEEPGVDWAGVTPLERAYGYEPLADVPANDPLRKRILGIQCALWCELINNSERMEYMLYPRLTALAEGGWTEKSQRDWLDYLARLKGHLPLLDKQKIPYRAPWK
- a CDS encoding GH36-type glycosyl hydrolase domain-containing protein yields the protein MKYGYFDNDNREYVITRPDVPAPWTNYLGTEKFCTVISHNAGGYSFYHSPEYNRVTKFRPNFTQDRPGHYVYLRDDATGDFWSISWQPVAKSLEQAKYEVRHGLSYSKFKCEYNGIHATKTLFVPKGEDAEVWDVVIENTSNEVRTISAFNYVEFSFSHIKSDNQNHQMSLYSAGTAFKDGVIEYDLYYNTDDFLGFYYLTATFDADSYDGQRDQFLGMYRDEANPIAVAQGKCSNSAQTCYNHCGALHKQFVLQPGEKVRFAVILGVGKGNGAKLREKYQDLSKVDSAFAGIKAHWDERCAKFQVKSPNQGLDTMINAWTLYQAETCVVWSRFASFIEVGGRTGLGYRDTAQDAISVPHTNPAMTRKRLVDLLRGQVKAGYGLHLFDPDWFDPEKADVKPSKSPTVVPTPSDEDKIHGIKDTCSDDHLWIVPTILNYVKETGDFAFIDEVIPYADGGNATVYEHMMAALDFSAEYVGQTGICKGLRADWNDCLNLGGGESSMVSFLHFWALESFLELSRYRNDEAATDKYQAMADGVREACETHLWDEQGEWYIRGLTKNGDKIGTFEQVEGKVHLESNSLAVLSGTVSHERGIKAMDAVYKYLFSKYGLHLNAPSFATPNDDIGFVTRVYQGVKENGAIFSHPNPWAWVAEAKLGRGDRAMELYDALNPYNQNDIIETRIAEPYSYVQFIMGRDHQDHGRANHPWLTGTSGWAYHATTNYILGIKAGFDALEIDPCIPTSWPGFEVTREWRDATYQIKVENPQGVSKGVKSITLNGQAIEGAVPVQAAGSVNQVVVVLG
- a CDS encoding phosphoglucomutase/phosphomannomutase family protein, coding for MIKFGTGGWRAFIGEEFTKDNVRLVAQALANIIHHEQAANEGFVIGYDRRFLSDKAGRWFAEVLAANGVVVSFIDKFVPTPVVMFKAKEMDCAYSACITASHNPADYNGIKVFIRGGRDADEVITQKIEQQIATLTLQDVKSIDFDQAVNDKLIDIINPMNEFVDSIINFIDIEAIKKANLRVLIDPMFGVAKNALQTVLINGRCDVDVINDGKNPDFGGLMPSPSAATLYRLKHLVKHEGYDIGIGTDGDADRLGIIDEKGNFIHPNEVLILLYYYLLEYKGWKGSVVRNIATTHLLDKIAADHGERCFEVPVGFKHISSQMEADDSLIGGESSGGLTIRGHIKGKDGVFASSLLVEMISVTGKKLSELLTEIYDRYGYAYTAEGDCKFKPAQRDEIYNKVYIEKKLPAFEFEIDKVSYEDGAKVYFKNGGWVIARFSGTEPLLRIFAEMADKDTAERVLQQMKDFLAL